A genomic region of Pyrus communis chromosome 14, drPyrComm1.1, whole genome shotgun sequence contains the following coding sequences:
- the LOC137714338 gene encoding secreted RxLR effector protein 161-like, translating to MKDLGEARFVLGIEIIRDRAKKSLGLSQRQYIDRVTKRFNMDKCSNGELPIGKGDKLSSDQCPKNELENEGMKDKPYASLVGSLMYAQVCTRPDLAFAVSVLGRFQSNPGTAHWVAAKKVLRYLKRTRDFMLTYSYVDKLELVGFTDSDLAGCVDDRKSTNGYIFLLANGAVSWKNAKQKGLEIIDNVDRPLKLYCDNKAAVFFSKNNKRSYASRLMDIKYLKVRDEVKKETVKIEYIHTSLMVADPMTKALPVGVFKKHVYNMGVRELFDSVNEWK from the exons ATGAAGGACTTGGGGGAAGCTCGATTCGTTTTGGGAATAGAAATTATAAGAGATCGTGCTAAGAAGTCTCTTGGTCTCTCCCAAAGGCAGTACATCGACAGAGTCACTAAAAGATTCAACATGGACAAGTGTTCGAATGGAGAATTGCCTATTGGCAAAGGAGACAAACTGAGTAGTGATCAGTGTCCCaaaaatgaattagagaatgagggAATGAAGGATAAGCCCTATGCATCTCTTGTAGGGAGTCTTATGTATGCCCAAGTATGCACAAGACCGGACTTGGCTTTTGCAGTAAGTGTTCTAGGTaggtttcaatcaaatcctGGTACAGCTCATTGGGTTGCAGCGAAAAAGGTACTGAGGTATCTTAAAAGAACAAGAGATTTCATGTTAACTTACAGTTATGTGGACAAGCTGGAGTTGGTGGGATTCACAGATTCAGATTTGGCAGGATGTGTGGACGACAGAAAATCAACTAATGGTTACATTTTCCTGTTGGCTAATGGTGCAGTATCGTGGAAAAATGCAAAACAGAAAG GATTGGAAATCATTGACAATGTTGACAGGCCCCTCAAGTTGTATTGTGACAACAAAGCTGCagttttcttttcaaagaaTAACAAAAGGTCATATGCTAGTAGATTGATGGATATTAAGTACTTAAAAGTGAGAGATGAAGTAAAGAAAGAGACTGTCAAAATTGAGTACATCCACACGAGCTTAATGGTGGCTGACCCGATGACAAAGGCCTTACCAGTGGGAGTCTTCAAGAAACATGTTTACAACATGGGAGTGAGAGAGCTCTTTGATTCCGTTAATGAGTGGAAGTAA